A stretch of Equus caballus isolate H_3958 breed thoroughbred chromosome 11, TB-T2T, whole genome shotgun sequence DNA encodes these proteins:
- the CLUH gene encoding clustered mitochondria protein homolog isoform X6: protein MLLNGDCPESLKREEGTAEPPRENGLDEAEPGEETTGQEVIVIQDTGFSVKILAPGIEPFSLQVSPQEMVQEIHQVLMDREDTCHRTCFSLHLDGNMLDHFSELRSVEGLQEGSVLRVVEEPYTVREARIHVRHVRDLLKSLDPSDAFNGVDCNSLSFLSVFTDGDLGDSGKRKKGLEMDPIDCTPPEYILPGSRERPLCPLQPQNRDWKPLQCLKVLTMSGWNPPPGNRKMHGDLMYLFVITAEDRQVSITASTRGFYLNQSTAYHFNPKPASPRFLSHSLVELLNQISPTFKKNFAVLQKKRVQRHPFERIATPFQVYSWTAPQAEHAMDCVRAEDAYTSRLGYEEHIPGQTRDWNEELQTTRELPRKNLPERLLRERAIFKVHSDFTAAATRGAMAVIDGNVMAINPSEETRMQMFIWNNIFFSLGFDVRDHYKDFGGDVAAYVAPTNDLNGVRTYNAVDVEGLYTLGTVVVDYRGYRVTAQSIIPGILERDQEQSVIYGSIDFGKTVVSHPRYLELLERTSRPLKILRHRVLNDRDEEVELCSSVECKGIIGNDGRHYILDLLRTFPPDLNFLPVPGEGLPEECTRAGFPRAHRHKLCCLRQELVDAFVEHRYLLFMKLAALQLMQQKASKLESPTSLENGGLPSPESKPEDPPGPEAGSEEEGSNASGLAKVKELAETIASDDGTDPRSREVIRNACKAVGSISNTAFDVRFNPDIFSPGVRFPESCQEEVRDQKQLLKDAAAFLLSCQIPGLVKDCTDHVVLPMDGATLAEVMRQRGINMRYLGKVLDLVLRSPARDQLDHIYKIGIGELITRSAKHIFKTYLQGVELSGLSAAISHFLNCFLSSYPNPVAHLPADELVSKKRNRRRRNRPPGAADNTAWAVMTPQELWKNICQEAKNYFDFSLECETVDQAVETYGLQKITLLREISLKTGIQILLKEYSFDSRHKPAFTEEDVLNIFPVVKHVNPKASDAFHFFQSGQAKVQQGFLKEGCELINEALNLFNNVYGAMHVEICACLRLLARLHYIMGDYAEALSNQQKAVLMSERVMGIEHPNTIQEYMHLALYCFASSQLSTALNLLYRARYLTLLVFGEDHPEMALLDNNIGLVLHGVMECDLSLRFLENALAVSTKYHGPKSLKVALSHHLVARVYESKAEFRSALQHEKEGYTIYKTQLGEDHEKTKESSEYLKCLTQQAVALQRTMNEIYRNGSSANIPPLKFTAPSMASVLEQLNVINGILFIPLSQKDLENLKAEVARRHQLQEASKNREKAEEPMATEPEPVGAPEDVASQPPAAKDPSSPSFQG from the exons ATGCTGTTGAATGGGGACTGCCCAGAGAGCCTGAAGAGGGAAGAGGGGACTGCCGAACCGCCCCGGGAAAATGGGCTGGATGAGGCCGAGCCAGGAGAGGAGACCACTGGACAGGAAGTCATTGTCATCCAGGACACAGGCTTTTCTGTGAAGATCCTGGCCCCTGGGATCGAGCCCTTCTCCCTACAg GTGTCCCCGCAGGAGATGGTACAGGAAATCCACCAGGTACTCATGGACCGTGAAGACACGTGTCACCGCACCTGCTTCTCACTGCACCTGGACGGCAACATGCTGGACCACTTTTCAGAGCTGCGCAGCGtggaggggctgcaggagggcTCCGTGCTACGTGTGGTAGAAG aGCCGTACACGGTGCGTGAGGCCCGCATCCACGTGCGCCATGTCCGAGACCTGCTCAAGAGCTTGGACCCGTCTGATGCCTTCAATGGGGTTGACTGCAACTCCTTGTCCTTCTTGAGCGTCTTCACCGACGGCGACCTGGGAG ACAGCGGGAAGCGGAAGAAGGGCTTGGAGATGGACCCCATCGACTGCACGCCACCCGAGTACATCCTTCCAGGGAGCCGGGAGCGGCCGTTGTGTCCCCTGCAGCCCCAGAACCGTGACTGGAAG CCCCTGCAGTGCCTGAAAGTGCTCACCATGAGTGGCTGGAACCCGCCCCCTGGGAACCGTAAGATGCATGGGGACCTCATGTACCTGTTTGTGATCACGGCCGAGGACCGGCAAGTCAGCATCACGGCGTCCACGCGGGGCTTTTATCTGAACCA GTCAACAGCGTATCACTTCAACCCCAAGCCCGCCAGCCCCCGCTTCCTCAGCCATTCCCTGGTGGAGCTGCTCAACCAGATCAGCCCGACCTTCAAAAAGAACTTTGCTGTGCTGCAGAAGAAAAG GGTCCAGCGCCACCCGTTCGAGAGGATCGCCACCCCGTTCCAGGTATACAGCTGGACAGCCCCCCAGGCAGAGCACGCCATGGACTGCGTGCGCGCAGAGGATGCCTACACCTCGAGGCTGGGCTACGAGGAGCACATACCCGGACAG ACCCGGGACTGGAACGAGGAGCTGCAGACCACGAGGGAACTGCCCCGCAAGAACCTGCCTGAGCGGCTGCTGCGAGAGAGAGCCATATTCAAG GTGCACAGTGACTTCACGGCGGCAGCCACGCGGGGTGCCATGGCGGTCATCGATGGCAACGTGATGGCCATCAACCCCAGTGAGGAGACCAGGATGCAGATGTTCATCTGGAACAACATCTTCTTCAGCCTGGGCTTCGATGTCCGTGACCACTACAAGGACTTCGGTGGGGACGTGGCGGCCTATGTGGCGCCCACCAACGACCTGAATGGCGTGCGCACATACAATGCAGTGGACGTGGAGGGGCTCTACACGCTGGGCACGGTGGTGGTGGATTACCGTGGCTACCGTGTTACGGCCCAGTCCATCATCCCCGGCATCCTGGAGCGGGACCAGGAGCAGAGCGTCATCTATGGCTCCATTGACTTTGGCAAGACAGTGGTGTCGCACCCACGATACCTGGAGCTGCTGGAACGCACGAGCCGGCCCCTCAAGATCCTGCGGCACCGGGTGCTCAACGACCGCGATGAGGAAGTGGAGCTCTGCTCTTCCGTGGAGTGCAAGGGCATCATCGGCAATGATGGGCGCCACTACATCCTCGACCTGCTGCGCACCTTCCCCCCTGACCTCAACTTCCTGCCCGTGCCTGGCGAGGGGCTGCCCGAGGAGTGCACCCGTGCTGGCTTCCCCCGCGCCCACCGGCACAAGCTCTGCTGCCTGCGCCAGGAGCTAGTGGATGCCTTTGTGGAGCACAG GTACCTCCTCTTCATGAAGCTGGCTGCCCTGCAGCTCATGCAGCAGAAAGCCAGCAAGTTGGAGAGCCCCACCTCACTGGAAAACGGCGGTCTCCCCTCCCCGGAGTCCAAGCCTGAAGACCCTCCAGGACCCGAGGCGGGAAGCGAGGAGGAGGGCAGCAATGCTAGTGGCCTGGCCAAGGTGAAGGAGCTGGCGGAGACCATCGCCTCGGACGACGGGACAG ACCCTCGGAGTCGGGAGGTGATCCGCAACGCATGCAAGGCAGTCGGCTCCATCAGCAACACAGCCTTTGACGTTCGCTTCAACCCTGACATCTTCTCGCCAG GGGTTCGCTTCCCTGAGTCTTGCCAGGAGGAAGTTCGGGACCAGAAGCAGCTGCTGAAAGATGCCGCTGCCTTCCTGCTCTCCTGCCAGATCCCCGGCTTG GTGAAGGACTGCACAGACCATGTGGTGCTGCCCATGGACGGGGCCACACTGGCCGAGGTGATGCGCCAGCGTGGCATCAACATGCGCTACCTGGGCAAGGTGTTAGACCTGGTGCTCCGGAGCCCGGCTCGTGACCAGCTGGACCACATCTAC AAAATTGGCATTGGAGAGCTCATCACCCGCTCTGCCAAGCATATCTTCAAGACATACTTACAG GGAGTTGAGCTCTCTGGCCTCTCAGCTGCCATCAGCCACTTCCTGAACTGCTTCCTGAGCTCATACCCCAACCCCGTGGCCCACCTGCCCGCTGACGAGCTGGTCTCCAAGaagaggaacaggaggaggagaaaccGTCCCCCGGGGGCGGCGGATAACACGGCCTGGGCCGTCATGACCCCCCAGGagctttggaaaaacatctgccAGGAGGCCAAGAACTACTTTGACTTCAGCCTCGAGTG TGAGACTGTGGACCAGGCTGTGGAGACATACGGCCTGCAGAAGATAACGCTGCTGCGGGAGATCTCCCTGAAGACCGGGATCCAG ATCCTGCTGAAGGAGTACAGCTTCGACAGCCGCCACAAACCCGCATTCACTGAGGAGGATGTGCTCAACATCTTCCCCGTGGTCAAGCACGTCAACCCAAAGGCCTCGGATGCCTTCCACTTCTTCCAGAGCGGGCAGGCCAAAGTACAGCAGG gcttcctgaaggagggcTGCGAGCTCATCAATGAGGCCCTGAACCTGTTTAACAACGTGTACGGAGCCATGCACGTGGAGATCTGCGCCTGCTTGCGCCTCCTGGCCCGTCTCCACTACATTATGGGTGACTACGCTGAG GCCCTGAGCAACCAACAGAAGGCAGTGCTGATGAGTGAGCGAGTGATGGGCATCGAGCACCCCAACACCATCCAGGAATAC ATGCACTTGGCCCTGTACTGCTTTGCCAGCAGCCAGCTGTCCACGGCCCTGAACCTGTTGTACCGCGCCCGCTACCTCACACTGCTCGTGTTCGGGGAGGACCACCCGGAGATGGCACTGCTGGAC AACAACATCGGGCTGGTGCTGCACGGAGTAATGGAGTGTGACCTGTCGCTGCGCTTCCTGGAGAATGCGCTGGCCGTCAGCACCAAGTACCACGGGCCCAAATCCCTCAAGGTGGCCCTCAG CCACCACCTGGTCGCCCGGGTCTACGAGAGCAAAGCCGAGTTCCGGTCAGCCCTACAGCACGAGAAGGAAGGCTACACCATCTACAAGACCCAG CTGGGCGAGGACCATGAGAAGACCAAGGAGAGCTCTGAGTACCTCAAGTGCCTGACCCAGCAGGCCGTGGCCCTGCAGCGCACCATGAATGAGATCTACCGCAACGGCTCCAGCGCCAACATCCCACCCCTCAAG TTCACAGCCCCCAGCATGGCCAGTGTCCTGGAACAGCTCAACGTCATCAACGGCATCCTCTTCATTCCTCTCAG CCAAAAAGACTTAGAGAATCTGAAAGCTGAGGTGGCACGGCGGCACCAGCTCCAGGAAGCCAGCAAAAACAGGGAGAAGGCCGAGGAGCCCATGGCCACCGAGCCTGAGCCAGTGGGGGCCCCAGAGGATGTGGCCTCCCAGCCCCCGGCTGCCAAGGACCCTTCTTCCCCGAGCTTTCAGGGGTAG
- the CLUH gene encoding clustered mitochondria protein homolog isoform X5: protein MLLNGDCPESLKREEGTAEPPRENGLDEAEPGEETTGQEVIVIQDTGFSVKILAPGIEPFSLQVSPQEMVQEIHQVLMDREDTCHRTCFSLHLDGNMLDHFSELRSVEGLQEGSVLRVVEEPYTVREARIHVRHVRDLLKSLDPSDAFNGVDCNSLSFLSVFTDGDLGDSGKRKKGLEMDPIDCTPPEYILPGSRERPLCPLQPQNRDWKPLQCLKVLTMSGWNPPPGNRKMHGDLMYLFVITAEDRQVSITASTRGFYLNQSTAYHFNPKPASPRFLSHSLVELLNQISPTFKKNFAVLQKKRVQRHPFERIATPFQVYSWTAPQAEHAMDCVRAEDAYTSRLGYEEHIPGQTRDWNEELQTTRELPRKNLPERLLRERAIFKVHSDFTAAATRGAMAVIDGNVMAINPSEETRMQMFIWNNIFFSLGFDVRDHYKDFGGDVAAYVAPTNDLNGVRTYNAVDVEGLYTLGTVVVDYRGYRVTAQSIIPGILERDQEQSVIYGSIDFGKTVVSHPRYLELLERTSRPLKILRHRVLNDRDEEVELCSSVECKGIIGNDGRHYILDLLRTFPPDLNFLPVPGEGLPEECTRAGFPRAHRHKLCCLRQELVDAFVEHRYLLFMKLAALQLMQQKASKLESPTSLENGGLPSPESKPEDPPGPEAGSEEEGSNASGLAKVKELAETIASDDGTADPRSREVIRNACKAVGSISNTAFDVRFNPDIFSPGVRFPESCQEEVRDQKQLLKDAAAFLLSCQIPGLVKDCTDHVVLPMDGATLAEVMRQRGINMRYLGKVLDLVLRSPARDQLDHIYKIGIGELITRSAKHIFKTYLQGVELSGLSAAISHFLNCFLSSYPNPVAHLPADELVSKKRNRRRRNRPPGAADNTAWAVMTPQELWKNICQEAKNYFDFSLECETVDQAVETYGLQKITLLREISLKTGIQILLKEYSFDSRHKPAFTEEDVLNIFPVVKHVNPKASDAFHFFQSGQAKVQQGFLKEGCELINEALNLFNNVYGAMHVEICACLRLLARLHYIMGDYAEALSNQQKAVLMSERVMGIEHPNTIQEYMHLALYCFASSQLSTALNLLYRARYLTLLVFGEDHPEMALLDNNIGLVLHGVMECDLSLRFLENALAVSTKYHGPKSLKVALSHHLVARVYESKAEFRSALQHEKEGYTIYKTQLGEDHEKTKESSEYLKCLTQQAVALQRTMNEIYRNGSSANIPPLKFTAPSMASVLEQLNVINGILFIPLSQKDLENLKAEVARRHQLQEASKNREKAEEPMATEPEPVGAPEDVASQPPAAKDPSSPSFQG from the exons ATGCTGTTGAATGGGGACTGCCCAGAGAGCCTGAAGAGGGAAGAGGGGACTGCCGAACCGCCCCGGGAAAATGGGCTGGATGAGGCCGAGCCAGGAGAGGAGACCACTGGACAGGAAGTCATTGTCATCCAGGACACAGGCTTTTCTGTGAAGATCCTGGCCCCTGGGATCGAGCCCTTCTCCCTACAg GTGTCCCCGCAGGAGATGGTACAGGAAATCCACCAGGTACTCATGGACCGTGAAGACACGTGTCACCGCACCTGCTTCTCACTGCACCTGGACGGCAACATGCTGGACCACTTTTCAGAGCTGCGCAGCGtggaggggctgcaggagggcTCCGTGCTACGTGTGGTAGAAG aGCCGTACACGGTGCGTGAGGCCCGCATCCACGTGCGCCATGTCCGAGACCTGCTCAAGAGCTTGGACCCGTCTGATGCCTTCAATGGGGTTGACTGCAACTCCTTGTCCTTCTTGAGCGTCTTCACCGACGGCGACCTGGGAG ACAGCGGGAAGCGGAAGAAGGGCTTGGAGATGGACCCCATCGACTGCACGCCACCCGAGTACATCCTTCCAGGGAGCCGGGAGCGGCCGTTGTGTCCCCTGCAGCCCCAGAACCGTGACTGGAAG CCCCTGCAGTGCCTGAAAGTGCTCACCATGAGTGGCTGGAACCCGCCCCCTGGGAACCGTAAGATGCATGGGGACCTCATGTACCTGTTTGTGATCACGGCCGAGGACCGGCAAGTCAGCATCACGGCGTCCACGCGGGGCTTTTATCTGAACCA GTCAACAGCGTATCACTTCAACCCCAAGCCCGCCAGCCCCCGCTTCCTCAGCCATTCCCTGGTGGAGCTGCTCAACCAGATCAGCCCGACCTTCAAAAAGAACTTTGCTGTGCTGCAGAAGAAAAG GGTCCAGCGCCACCCGTTCGAGAGGATCGCCACCCCGTTCCAGGTATACAGCTGGACAGCCCCCCAGGCAGAGCACGCCATGGACTGCGTGCGCGCAGAGGATGCCTACACCTCGAGGCTGGGCTACGAGGAGCACATACCCGGACAG ACCCGGGACTGGAACGAGGAGCTGCAGACCACGAGGGAACTGCCCCGCAAGAACCTGCCTGAGCGGCTGCTGCGAGAGAGAGCCATATTCAAG GTGCACAGTGACTTCACGGCGGCAGCCACGCGGGGTGCCATGGCGGTCATCGATGGCAACGTGATGGCCATCAACCCCAGTGAGGAGACCAGGATGCAGATGTTCATCTGGAACAACATCTTCTTCAGCCTGGGCTTCGATGTCCGTGACCACTACAAGGACTTCGGTGGGGACGTGGCGGCCTATGTGGCGCCCACCAACGACCTGAATGGCGTGCGCACATACAATGCAGTGGACGTGGAGGGGCTCTACACGCTGGGCACGGTGGTGGTGGATTACCGTGGCTACCGTGTTACGGCCCAGTCCATCATCCCCGGCATCCTGGAGCGGGACCAGGAGCAGAGCGTCATCTATGGCTCCATTGACTTTGGCAAGACAGTGGTGTCGCACCCACGATACCTGGAGCTGCTGGAACGCACGAGCCGGCCCCTCAAGATCCTGCGGCACCGGGTGCTCAACGACCGCGATGAGGAAGTGGAGCTCTGCTCTTCCGTGGAGTGCAAGGGCATCATCGGCAATGATGGGCGCCACTACATCCTCGACCTGCTGCGCACCTTCCCCCCTGACCTCAACTTCCTGCCCGTGCCTGGCGAGGGGCTGCCCGAGGAGTGCACCCGTGCTGGCTTCCCCCGCGCCCACCGGCACAAGCTCTGCTGCCTGCGCCAGGAGCTAGTGGATGCCTTTGTGGAGCACAG GTACCTCCTCTTCATGAAGCTGGCTGCCCTGCAGCTCATGCAGCAGAAAGCCAGCAAGTTGGAGAGCCCCACCTCACTGGAAAACGGCGGTCTCCCCTCCCCGGAGTCCAAGCCTGAAGACCCTCCAGGACCCGAGGCGGGAAGCGAGGAGGAGGGCAGCAATGCTAGTGGCCTGGCCAAGGTGAAGGAGCTGGCGGAGACCATCGCCTCGGACGACGGGACAG CAGACCCTCGGAGTCGGGAGGTGATCCGCAACGCATGCAAGGCAGTCGGCTCCATCAGCAACACAGCCTTTGACGTTCGCTTCAACCCTGACATCTTCTCGCCAG GGGTTCGCTTCCCTGAGTCTTGCCAGGAGGAAGTTCGGGACCAGAAGCAGCTGCTGAAAGATGCCGCTGCCTTCCTGCTCTCCTGCCAGATCCCCGGCTTG GTGAAGGACTGCACAGACCATGTGGTGCTGCCCATGGACGGGGCCACACTGGCCGAGGTGATGCGCCAGCGTGGCATCAACATGCGCTACCTGGGCAAGGTGTTAGACCTGGTGCTCCGGAGCCCGGCTCGTGACCAGCTGGACCACATCTAC AAAATTGGCATTGGAGAGCTCATCACCCGCTCTGCCAAGCATATCTTCAAGACATACTTACAG GGAGTTGAGCTCTCTGGCCTCTCAGCTGCCATCAGCCACTTCCTGAACTGCTTCCTGAGCTCATACCCCAACCCCGTGGCCCACCTGCCCGCTGACGAGCTGGTCTCCAAGaagaggaacaggaggaggagaaaccGTCCCCCGGGGGCGGCGGATAACACGGCCTGGGCCGTCATGACCCCCCAGGagctttggaaaaacatctgccAGGAGGCCAAGAACTACTTTGACTTCAGCCTCGAGTG TGAGACTGTGGACCAGGCTGTGGAGACATACGGCCTGCAGAAGATAACGCTGCTGCGGGAGATCTCCCTGAAGACCGGGATCCAG ATCCTGCTGAAGGAGTACAGCTTCGACAGCCGCCACAAACCCGCATTCACTGAGGAGGATGTGCTCAACATCTTCCCCGTGGTCAAGCACGTCAACCCAAAGGCCTCGGATGCCTTCCACTTCTTCCAGAGCGGGCAGGCCAAAGTACAGCAGG gcttcctgaaggagggcTGCGAGCTCATCAATGAGGCCCTGAACCTGTTTAACAACGTGTACGGAGCCATGCACGTGGAGATCTGCGCCTGCTTGCGCCTCCTGGCCCGTCTCCACTACATTATGGGTGACTACGCTGAG GCCCTGAGCAACCAACAGAAGGCAGTGCTGATGAGTGAGCGAGTGATGGGCATCGAGCACCCCAACACCATCCAGGAATAC ATGCACTTGGCCCTGTACTGCTTTGCCAGCAGCCAGCTGTCCACGGCCCTGAACCTGTTGTACCGCGCCCGCTACCTCACACTGCTCGTGTTCGGGGAGGACCACCCGGAGATGGCACTGCTGGAC AACAACATCGGGCTGGTGCTGCACGGAGTAATGGAGTGTGACCTGTCGCTGCGCTTCCTGGAGAATGCGCTGGCCGTCAGCACCAAGTACCACGGGCCCAAATCCCTCAAGGTGGCCCTCAG CCACCACCTGGTCGCCCGGGTCTACGAGAGCAAAGCCGAGTTCCGGTCAGCCCTACAGCACGAGAAGGAAGGCTACACCATCTACAAGACCCAG CTGGGCGAGGACCATGAGAAGACCAAGGAGAGCTCTGAGTACCTCAAGTGCCTGACCCAGCAGGCCGTGGCCCTGCAGCGCACCATGAATGAGATCTACCGCAACGGCTCCAGCGCCAACATCCCACCCCTCAAG TTCACAGCCCCCAGCATGGCCAGTGTCCTGGAACAGCTCAACGTCATCAACGGCATCCTCTTCATTCCTCTCAG CCAAAAAGACTTAGAGAATCTGAAAGCTGAGGTGGCACGGCGGCACCAGCTCCAGGAAGCCAGCAAAAACAGGGAGAAGGCCGAGGAGCCCATGGCCACCGAGCCTGAGCCAGTGGGGGCCCCAGAGGATGTGGCCTCCCAGCCCCCGGCTGCCAAGGACCCTTCTTCCCCGAGCTTTCAGGGGTAG